A section of the Devosia rhizoryzae genome encodes:
- a CDS encoding cobyric acid synthase produces MTKALMFMGTGSDVGKSLIVAGLCRALANRGLSVAPFKPQNMSNNAAVTEDGGEIGRAQALQARAARRAPVTAMNPVLLKPEGETGSQVVVRGQRRASLSARQYWSDRAQLLPEVLNAFEELSATSDIILVEGAGSASEVNLRRGDIANFGFAQAAQVPVVLIGDIHRGGVIASIVGTLAVIDREDAALVRASLINKFFGDPALFESGKAFLVERTGLPCLGPVPHFADAYRLPAEDALALEAYSAGQGSFHIAVPRLPRIANFDDLDPLRAETGVTVTLVQPGTPLPRDADLVLLPGSKSTRADLRALRQNGWDIDIAAHHRAGGLVLGVCGGYQMLGKTIADPHGIEGAPGTSEGLGLLNVDTVLAPTKQLRLERGIHLNTGQELLGYHMHMGITSGAGRARPFARIGAEPEGTVSGDGLVMGTYLHGLFAADGFRRAFLGNAASPDLSYETGIETTLDALAAHLERHLDIDALLALAAEI; encoded by the coding sequence ATGACAAAAGCTCTCATGTTCATGGGCACCGGCTCCGATGTCGGCAAATCGCTGATCGTCGCCGGTCTCTGCCGCGCGTTGGCGAACCGGGGCCTCAGCGTCGCGCCGTTCAAGCCGCAGAACATGAGCAACAACGCTGCCGTGACCGAAGACGGCGGCGAGATCGGCCGCGCCCAGGCGCTGCAGGCGCGGGCGGCGCGACGCGCGCCGGTCACTGCCATGAACCCGGTCTTGTTAAAGCCCGAAGGCGAGACCGGCTCGCAGGTCGTGGTGCGAGGCCAGCGCCGCGCCAGTCTTTCAGCCCGGCAATATTGGTCCGACCGGGCGCAATTGCTGCCCGAAGTGTTGAACGCGTTTGAGGAATTGTCCGCCACTTCCGACATCATCCTGGTAGAAGGCGCCGGCAGCGCTTCCGAGGTTAATCTGCGTCGGGGCGACATCGCCAATTTCGGTTTCGCCCAAGCCGCACAGGTGCCCGTCGTGCTGATCGGCGACATCCATCGCGGCGGCGTCATCGCCTCCATCGTCGGCACCCTGGCCGTGATCGATAGGGAAGATGCGGCTCTTGTCCGCGCCAGCCTCATCAACAAGTTCTTCGGGGATCCGGCGCTGTTCGAAAGCGGCAAGGCTTTCCTTGTCGAACGTACCGGGCTGCCGTGCCTCGGGCCGGTGCCGCACTTTGCCGATGCTTATCGGCTTCCAGCCGAAGACGCCCTGGCGTTAGAAGCGTATTCGGCCGGGCAGGGGAGCTTCCACATCGCCGTGCCGCGCTTGCCGCGCATCGCCAATTTCGACGATCTCGACCCGCTGCGCGCGGAGACGGGTGTTACCGTGACACTGGTGCAGCCTGGCACGCCGCTGCCGCGCGACGCCGATCTGGTGCTGCTGCCGGGGTCCAAATCCACCCGCGCCGACCTCCGAGCCTTGCGCCAGAATGGTTGGGATATCGACATCGCCGCCCACCATCGCGCCGGCGGTCTCGTGCTCGGCGTCTGCGGCGGCTACCAAATGCTGGGCAAGACCATTGCCGATCCGCATGGCATAGAGGGCGCGCCTGGCACTTCGGAGGGTCTAGGACTGCTCAACGTCGATACGGTGTTGGCGCCGACCAAGCAGTTGCGACTCGAACGTGGCATCCACCTCAATACAGGGCAGGAGCTGTTGGGCTACCACATGCATATGGGCATCACCTCCGGGGCGGGACGCGCGCGTCCGTTCGCGCGGATCGGGGCCGAGCCGGAGGGCACCGTCAGCGGCGATGGACTTGTGATGGGCACTTATCTGCATGGCCTTTTTGCCGCCGATGGCTTCCGCCGGGCGTTTCTCGGCAATGCCGCGAGCCCGGACCTCAGCTATGAGACTGGGATCGAAACGACGCTCGACGCCTTGGCGGCGCATCTTGAACGGCACCTCGATATCGATGCGCTGCTTGCCTTGGCTGCGGAGATCTAG
- the cobU gene encoding bifunctional adenosylcobinamide kinase/adenosylcobinamide-phosphate guanylyltransferase yields MTRHCLVLGGARSGKTAFAERLALHSGSRPAYLATATVLDVEMADRIASHKSGRGARFATIEEPIELSHAIIKAGQEHDVVLVDCLTLWLTNLLMANEDISTAVSELCATLVEFRQAKVVLVSNEVGLGIVPDNAMARTFRDLAGSTHQRVAAVCDDVYFIAAGLALTMKGEQPVS; encoded by the coding sequence ATGACGCGACATTGTCTGGTTCTGGGCGGTGCCCGATCGGGAAAAACCGCTTTCGCCGAGCGGCTGGCGCTTCATTCCGGCTCCCGTCCCGCCTATCTCGCCACCGCCACGGTTTTGGACGTGGAAATGGCCGATCGCATCGCGAGCCACAAGTCGGGGCGCGGTGCACGCTTTGCGACTATCGAGGAGCCGATCGAACTTTCACACGCCATCATCAAGGCGGGGCAGGAGCATGACGTCGTGCTGGTCGATTGCCTGACGCTCTGGCTTACCAATCTCCTCATGGCCAACGAGGATATTTCCACCGCCGTAAGCGAGCTGTGCGCGACATTGGTGGAGTTCCGGCAGGCCAAGGTGGTGCTGGTCAGCAACGAGGTCGGCCTCGGCATCGTGCCCGACAATGCCATGGCCCGCACTTTTCGCGATCTGGCCGGCTCGACCCACCAGCGCGTCGCAGCGGTGTGCGACGACGTTTATTTCATCGCTGCCGGCTTGGCCTTGACGATGAAGGGCGAGCAGCCGGTCAGCTGA
- the cbiB gene encoding adenosylcobinamide-phosphate synthase CbiB yields MDVLIAPLALLVERRFGYSDRLTASIGHPVMWFGALIGFLETRLNTETRSPAQRKLAGVVALILVLLAVLIVSVGIRTVLSWLPFGWIVEMLLATSLLAQKELGRAVGAVAQAMRQSLAAGREAVSHIVGRDPEVLDEAGVARAAVETLAESTSDGVVAPWFFLVLFGLPGIALYKAVNTADSMIGHLNARYRDYGWAAARLDDVLNWIPARLSAVLITAACFLTPNASPSSAWATARCDARKHDSPNAGWPEAAFAGALGFKLGGPRAYDGEVVDLPAFGAGRAELNAADIERALGLYRQTLNVLLALSTFVAVIVLVS; encoded by the coding sequence ATGGACGTGCTCATTGCGCCGCTGGCGCTGCTTGTGGAACGCCGCTTCGGCTATTCCGACCGGCTCACCGCCAGCATCGGCCATCCGGTCATGTGGTTCGGCGCGCTGATCGGATTCTTGGAGACGCGGCTCAATACGGAGACGCGAAGCCCGGCCCAGCGCAAGCTTGCGGGCGTGGTCGCGCTGATCCTGGTGCTACTGGCCGTGTTGATCGTCAGCGTCGGCATTCGCACCGTGCTCTCGTGGCTGCCATTCGGCTGGATCGTGGAAATGCTGCTCGCCACAAGCCTTTTGGCGCAAAAGGAACTTGGGAGGGCCGTGGGCGCGGTGGCTCAAGCCATGCGCCAGTCGCTTGCTGCCGGCCGCGAGGCTGTGAGCCATATAGTCGGCCGCGACCCAGAAGTCCTGGACGAGGCGGGGGTCGCGCGGGCCGCCGTGGAGACGCTCGCCGAATCGACTTCCGACGGGGTCGTTGCGCCCTGGTTCTTTCTCGTACTCTTCGGGCTTCCCGGCATCGCGCTCTACAAGGCCGTTAACACCGCGGATTCAATGATCGGGCATCTTAACGCGCGCTATCGCGATTATGGCTGGGCCGCCGCCAGGCTCGACGATGTGCTGAACTGGATCCCGGCGCGGCTGTCCGCGGTGCTGATCACCGCCGCCTGCTTTTTGACCCCGAACGCCAGCCCCTCATCCGCCTGGGCCACGGCGCGTTGCGATGCGCGCAAGCACGACTCACCCAATGCCGGTTGGCCCGAGGCGGCTTTCGCGGGCGCACTGGGCTTCAAGCTGGGCGGCCCGCGGGCCTATGATGGCGAAGTGGTCGATCTTCCAGCGTTTGGTGCGGGGAGGGCGGAGCTCAATGCTGCCGATATCGAGCGCGCATTGGGTTTGTATCGCCAGACGCTGAATGTGCTCCTGGCGCTGAGCACCTTTGTCGCCGTGATCGTGCTCGTCAGCTGA
- a CDS encoding BadF/BadG/BcrA/BcrD ATPase family protein, whose product MPRYYLGVDGGGTNCRVRLADENLQTLAEVKNGRSNLQIDAGEPAYEAISDGTRDVFAAAGVDYAQTANTYACFGMAGGRMDTARASFAARPWPFAGVKVYDDIDIAHAGALGGGEGGVVIIGTGSAAMSIVNGTRHQAGGWGFHIGDQMSGAILGRELVRYSVEAADGLVQASPLTEAVVAALGGDNQAVMTWSFATAMDLTILSRDGTEGCDDALIGRAPGEFGKLMPLWFDYLEQGDPVAEKLLETQMGYIDTYVRWFKGHGAEVMAIVGGLGQRLFPRLQDRYGQFVALPQFEPLHGAVILARQNFASN is encoded by the coding sequence GTGCCGCGATATTACCTGGGCGTCGATGGTGGCGGCACCAATTGCCGGGTTCGGCTCGCCGACGAGAATCTGCAAACGCTGGCCGAAGTCAAGAACGGCCGCTCCAACCTGCAGATCGATGCCGGCGAACCCGCCTATGAAGCGATCTCCGACGGCACGCGTGATGTCTTCGCCGCGGCCGGCGTCGATTATGCGCAAACTGCCAATACCTATGCCTGCTTCGGCATGGCCGGCGGCCGCATGGATACGGCGCGTGCCAGTTTTGCCGCGCGTCCATGGCCTTTCGCAGGGGTCAAGGTCTATGACGATATTGACATAGCCCATGCCGGCGCGCTGGGCGGTGGTGAAGGGGGCGTCGTCATCATCGGCACCGGCTCTGCCGCCATGTCGATCGTTAACGGCACGCGCCACCAGGCCGGCGGCTGGGGTTTTCACATAGGCGACCAGATGTCGGGCGCCATTCTCGGCCGTGAACTGGTCCGTTATTCGGTCGAAGCAGCCGATGGCCTGGTCCAGGCCTCGCCGCTGACCGAAGCGGTGGTTGCGGCGCTTGGCGGCGATAATCAGGCGGTAATGACCTGGTCTTTCGCGACCGCCATGGACCTCACCATTCTGAGCCGCGACGGCACGGAAGGCTGCGACGATGCGCTGATCGGCCGGGCTCCGGGCGAATTCGGCAAGCTCATGCCGCTCTGGTTCGACTATCTCGAACAGGGCGATCCGGTCGCCGAAAAGCTGCTCGAAACGCAGATGGGCTATATCGACACCTATGTGCGCTGGTTCAAAGGCCACGGCGCCGAGGTCATGGCCATCGTCGGGGGCCTCGGCCAGCGCCTCTTCCCGCGACTGCAGGACCGCTACGGCCAGTTCGTCGCCCTGCCGCAATTCGAACCCCTGCATGGCGCGGTGATCCTCGCCCGGCAGAACTTCGCCTCGAACTAG